Genomic window (Halococcus saccharolyticus DSM 5350):
TCGCGTTCGGTATCGAAGCGACCCGCGACTGGATCGGCCCGAGACTCCCCGTGGCGCTGATCGGGCTTGGCGTTCTCGCCTTCCTGCTGGCCGGATTCGGCTCGGTACTCCTCGGTGGAGCGTTCCTGGAGTACCGAACGTACGGCTTCTATCACGCCACGAAGTACGGAATCGAGTTCGTCGAACTGGCCATCGGACTCGTGGTTTCGGGGACCGTAACCGGTCTCTTTTTCGCCATCGCTTCCGGTCTACGAGACGACGTGAGGGATACACAGTGATGGAACTTCTGGCGTCGCGGATCTACTATCTCGTGTCGTTCCTGCTGTTGGGCGTCGGCACCTACATGCTGATCGGCAATGACAACCTAGTGAAAAAAGTGATCGGGATGAACATCTTCCAGACCGGCATCTTCCTGTTTTTCATCGTGGCCGCGTTCGTGGACGGGGGG
Coding sequences:
- a CDS encoding MnhB domain-containing protein, with protein sequence MSDSLENDESRSLYVESPLIMTTVRVITPFVFTFGLFVMFHGADSSGGGFQGGVIVGTVVLMLGIAFGIEATRDWIGPRLPVALIGLGVLAFLLAGFGSVLLGGAFLEYRTYGFYHATKYGIEFVELAIGLVVSGTVTGLFFAIASGLRDDVRDTQ